The nucleotide sequence GCTGCCCAGTCTTTCTTGCCAAGTAAAGTTTCTTGCCAATTTCACTTTGCAGTCTGTTTTTAACGCACAGTTAAATAACGGGGACGTTTCCGGGGACAGCTCCAGCCGAGGACAGACAACCAAAAAATGGGGACTGTGAACGGGGACATCTGGTCACCCTAGAGTAAAATGACacctcatttgtgtctggaagtagctaacaagctaactaacgttagccagttagatTGTGCGCTTGAatgccgttgtgaggtcagaacgctcagatcaaccTTTACTCCTCGACCAGAGTGAACACACCCGAAATCGTAAAAGGTCTAGATagtcatttgttatgctaacaagctagcaagaggttgcatagcaacagcatcaacttccggtagacaggcCACTAGTACACTCAACTGAAAACTGAAAAGATACAGTTcctttacagtatactaaatataactaatagtatgtagtatatacacTCATTAAGTacgtagtatacagtatgttaatatgGGTATTTGAACACAGCTATTATGATACTGCTATCGTCACGGACCTCGGAAATAGACCATAATACATTCAGAAATTATCCAATATTTTGCCATTACCTTGCTGCAGCTCCATACTGAACCAGCTTCCACTGCGAGTTAAGCCCGGCGGCAGACATACGATGCATTCTGTGTCGTGACTAAAAGTGTACTAGCCCGCGCTCTGGCCTAGCCCGCGCTCTGGCCTAGCCTAGCCCGCGCTCTGGCCTAGCCCGCGCTCTGGCCTAGCCCGCTTACATAATGCTATTCCAACTCCAGCCCAGAAACAAAAAGAGCCCACTCTTTGCTTCCTTGCCATTCAATTTGACGTGTTGCAAAAATTATTGTTGCCATTCTGCATCATTctctgttattgttgttgttgtttgtggtgCCCGTTTGTCACTAGTGTTGGTTGGAGGGAGTTGTTTGCTGTAGCCCTCAAAGACATCCAGAACAATCCATCAGGTGGAAACAGCAACAAACTCAGTGCCTCCCAGGACCTAAGCCACTGGAGCTAGGCTACTGTACAGTACTAAGGCTCAAGCCTGTATTCGCAAAGAGTCAGTGtactaggatcagtttagccttttaggtGATAATGAATGTGATTGTATGGAccggagggacctgatcctagatctgcgcTCCTAACTCTGAGACGGTTTGTGAATAGGGGCTATGCTTTCTATCAGGAATAAGGAGAACGTAACCCATTCACTGCTTTAACTCAAAATAATTTCATCAGAAATAGCCAATTATCTGATGCTTACAATCCCTAATATGGATGATACGATTACAATGTCAGTGCACTGGATGTGAGGTAGACCTACTACTGACACTAAGCTGTAGCTTACAGCCGAGGTCTCTCTAGGCTAACTGATAACAATCGTCTGGAATGTGAGTAGGCCTAAGAAGGACCTACTGTATTCTCAGCATTGAGTACAAAGCGGAATCTTGGAAGTAATGGGTAGATTACTGGGGGTTCTCCTTGTTATACAGTCCCCCTATGAACAGGTTAAACGGTCAAACTCTAGGTGTACAGTTCAGGCCCTCCTTCTGCAAATAGACCAAGGTGATCTGGGGCTATTAGCACTGAGGTGAATGTGAGTGGGAGTCATAAATGTTGCCCAAGTGTGCGAGTACTCTTCTCCCTACTATTGACAAAGAGTGACGGTGGGGGACAGCCCACTTTGACCTGATGACTGGGCCTCAAATAGACTGAATGTGTGGGCCGGCCTCCCGTACTAGCCTACCATTACCTGATTGTCGCCACTGTGGTCTGACTGAGGGATTCACTTTTAGGTGCAGGTGGCGTAGAAAATTTACTCGAACGGGTAAATCCCCTCAAGAGCACAAgagattctatttctatgtagTCTATCTCTAACAGTGAATCCCTAGCTTAGGCAGACCACAGCGTGTGACAATCAGGCAGATTTGTGTACCACCAGTAGTAGCCTTATCTTATGGAAACAGATAAACTCTTTCACGGTAGGTTGAATGTACTAAGTCTAACAGACTCTTCTCTGTGAGACTAACAAAGGGTGTTAGAGTAGATTGTTCCATTGTATGGTTTCAACCTCTCGTCAAAGATAATATTTCTGTAAAGGTTGCTGATGGGTTTTTTTCATCTGCAAAGCTTGTTTAACTAAGCCCGACATTTCAACAAAAAAAGTGTTGTTCGATGTACataaatgtatcaacccctcTCAAAACAACCAGGTAGTAACAGTTCAACGCTGTTGTTGTGAGGGGCTTCGCTTACAGACTTCCTTACAGATGCCAGAGTGCCAGTGAACTCAGATAGATCCAACAGCGACACAGTGACAGAAAAGTGACAGCTTTAGTGGCGCTGTAATGTCCATAGGTTATGTAACCGTATGAAATAAATGCAATTAAgccgcacgcgcacacacacacacacaccgtctctTTGGTGAAGTTAAACGTTGCACAAGCGGCTGTTTATCTCACTCACGTGGAGCCGGCATTCCTGCCCACTGCCATTGTCTACCGTTAAGGCCAGCTAACCAGCATGCACGGACAAATGCTTCTTTCCTGTCATGAGATAATATGCATTTAGGGCTCATCTATTTTAGGGTCCCCATTTTCAGTTATAAATGTAAGTGACTGTCAAACCATTGTAACTTATTTTACGACCAGGCACCACTTTAGCCTATATTTATCGAATTAGAGGACTAGTTTATCGAGttaggacatagagagaggttaTTTGACCGCTGCACGCAGCTAGTgtaggaccacacacacacacacacacacacacacacacactagagctgggatGATGAACCGAAAATGATCGATAGACATTTTGCTGACATCTTCCATTACGATAAGTAGCCTATAGTAGTGGAATGTGAAGTTTGAAATTAAATAAGTTTGCTAATATAATATGGATGTTTGTTAATGACAATTGATGGCTACAACCATCAAACAGGTACTAGTATTTTAAAGGCTCATTTTAAAAACCTGTGGTGTACATTCATGTTGTAAAAATATTGTTCTCGCCTAAATTCAGCCAATTTATCGCAATATGGAGTTTTTATTTGTTTTCCCCCATATCGCCCACctctaacacacacatcacaaatgACATGTCAGTATTGAGAAAATACACGCGTTTCAGTCAAACAGGATGTTGGTATAACGGTTATGAGGTTCCGAGGAAGACGCTTCAGACAGGAAGTGTTAGATTAAAACCACAGAGACTTCAGAAGTGAACGGGTGTAAAACAAACTAGTACACAGTGACTCTGTAATATACGCTACGTGGCTGACAGGTGGTCACGAGATATTTGACCAAAGAATAACCTACAACTACACCACATTCAAATCCACAGCCATTTAACAAGACATACTGAGTGGTTATGACGGTATGAACTGAGAATTAGGAAATGTGAAAAGTGAAAATGTGTTTACCCCAAGTTGAAAGACATTTACAAACAGAGGGTTGGGTTAACACATTTATAGCCAAGTAGTATCATAGCGTCCTGTCATATGTTGCTGCTGTAATTATCTGATGTAGACTAATGACTAAAGAAAACAGTGACACACAATACCtgctacatacagtatagtaGCTTAATAAAACTTAACCTTATTATACATaatttacatgttagtcatttagcagacgatcTTATCCACAGTGACTTAACCCTAATTGCGCCTGTAAGTGCCTTGATTTTTCACCTACtcggcttggggattcgaaccaacAACCTATCGGCTCCTGGTCCAcagctcttaaccgctaggctatcttCCCAGTGTGCATCCATCCatacatatagtaccagtcataaatttggacacacatactcattcaagggtttttctttatgtttactattttctacattgtagaataatagtgaagacatcaaaactatgaaataacacgtggaatcatgtagtaaccaaaaaaaagtgttaaacactcttggctttctctcaaccagcatcacctggtttgctttccaacagtcttgaaggagttcccacatatgctgagaacttctttgctgcttttccttcactctgcggtccaaggtaggggtggtataccaAAGGTaaacctatttggtaaaagaccaagtccatattatggcgagaacagctcaaataagcaaagagaaacgacaatgtttcattactttaagacgtgaaggtcagtcaacgCTGAACATTTCTAAAACTTTTAAagttcaagtgcagtcgcaaaagtgcagtcgcaaaaaccatcaagcactatgatgaaactgactctcatgaggaccgccacaggaaaggaagacccatagttacctctgatgcagaggataagttcattagagttaccagcctcagattgcagcacaaataaatgcttcacagagttcaagtagacacatctcaacatcaactgttcagaggagatggtcgaattgcagcaaagaaaccactactaaagacaccaataagaagaagagacttgcttgggccaagaaacatgagcaatggacattagaccggtggaaatctgtcctggtctgatgagtccaaatgtgagattcttacttccaaccgccgtgtctttgtgagatgcagagtaagtgaatggatgatctctgcatgtgtggttcccattgtgaagcatggaggtgtgatggtcCTTTGCTGGCGACACGGTCAGTGAATTATTTAGAAtgtaaggcacacttaaccagcatggctaccacagtattctgcagcgatacgccatcccatcagaTTTGTGCTTAATGggcctatcatttgttttcaacaggaaaatgacccaacacatctccaggcagTGTAAGagcaatttgaccaagaaggagagtgatggtttgctgcatcagatgacctggcctccacaatcacccaacctcaacccaattgagatggtttgaaattagttggactgcagagtgaaggaaaagcagcaaacaagttctcagcatatgtgggaactccttcaagactgttggaaaaacaaaccaggtgatgctggttgagagaatgccaagagtgtttaacacttttttggttactacatgattccatgtgttatttcatagttttgatgttttcactattattctacaatgtagaaaatagtaaaaataaagaaaaacccttgaatgagtaggtgtccaaacttttgactggtactgtacatacatacccatGGGAACATGTCACCCCTGACAATATCAATAACTGTGGGTAACTAATATGTCACTGACAGTGTACATCCATACATACCTATGGTAAGCCTCTCTGCGGTACTTCTTCATGGCCAGCCCGTCCATGTTGGCTGGAAGGTCTGCATAGTTCTGTAGTCTGTCGCTCCATGAAGTGGTCATATTTATACCTTTAAAATCCTCTGAAAGTCAAtctagagagggagaaaagaagaTAAATTCACCTTGACATGATTCTGCAGTTTCCTCTTCTTGCACTTTGAGCATAGGCCTAACTGAACATTATATAGGATGATCTATTTAGCGTCAAATATCTCTGAAATCTTCAAACAGGACGAGTATGAACTCTCAAAGAGTTCACTACACTCGCTCTGCGAAACCTGTACGAACGAGCCACAGTTGCAAGCCACTGCCTGAAAAACAGCTGCATTTGGACTAATTATGTAGTTCTAAGGCGGGGAGAACCTAGTCCTCCAGTCACACCAGCTGTTTGTTATGTCAATGACAGAACAAAAAGAACCACAATAATCTTATCAAATCCCTAAACTACACTAGGCCAAGTCtgtgtgccaaatggcaccctattccatacatagtgtacagggtgccacttgggacacaTCCCTAGTTTGAGTCACTTTTGACGACTAAAGAAATTGAACAGCGTGCGTTGTCAATGTTCACACTTTGCAGGCCATTTCTATGCAAGACTCGGTAATGAGTTAGAGGAACAGGGGATGAATGGAAGACTAATTACTGTCCTCATCCTGACTAATGATGAACGGTCGGCCACCAAGGTGGGAGAAATCAAAGGAGTCACTTCTTCTGGGCTACTCAGTCTGAGGGACAAAGAGCTAGGGCAGATTAGATTAGATTAAATCGAGGACACGTGAAAGGAAATTGAGTTGCACGGTAGGCGTaacacattattatttatttttttaatgataaAAACAGAAACGAAAAGAGCCTTCAGTGCCAGCAGGCACATCTGTTCAGTGTTTAGCAGCGTCAAATTCTCAGGGGAAAGATTTATGTTTTTAGCTGTCTCCAGAGAATGaccagtttttaaaaaaaaaaaaatttttacaTGAACTGCCTTCTCTATCTCCCAGGAGACTAGGGAAGGGGGCAGGAGAAAAAGCTGAGGTCAGCTTTTCTTTGTCACACAACTCACAAATGACACAATACACAAACAAGCCAGAAAACCTTGAGGGGCTGAAGGGCGAGGTAGCCAGCAGAACTGACCTTGCTTACAGCAGCACTAGGGTTCCCCAGTGCCGGTGTGAGATAAGGCTTGGGAAATGTACCTCAATCCAGGGATGAGAAATGTGTTGTACTTCGAACTGTCCCGTTATCCCAACTGTTACACTGAGAAGATTGAACGACTGCTAAAACACAAACACTCGTTCAAACTTCTCGGTGTAACAGTTGGCATATTGGGACAATTCGGAGTAAAACACATTTCTCATCCTTGGATTGAGGTACGTTTTCTGAGCAATACCTCGCGCCGGCTCCACGGTGTCTTAATATACACAGGAATGCTGTCCAACCCTAGTGCAGCTGCAAGCAAGGGGGTCAGATCTGCTGGCTAAGGGTGAGGGAAAGACTTATCCCCAGCAACCATGAGTCTCCTCGCTCGCAGCTGTGCTAGGGAAAAATGACTGTTGATGAGATGCTCTGAAACTGGGTTCAGGCAAAGTGACATCACAGTGTGAACTACTCAACGGAGTAAGTTTTCTAAGGAGGCCAAGGACAGCCCTTGGCATTTTTGGCATAGATAAAAGTTTGCCTGTTCCAGCCTTATGCTCCTTGACAAACCAGTGAAGAAATGCAGAGTTATAGCTTTATTTAACATTTTGTAATGGGCTATACAATCAAAGACCAAGTTAATATTTATATCCTCTATAGAAAATGATAGTGTTCAGACTTGTTCCAAGGTCCTACAGGGAACACTGTACCTGCCTTGTCAGACCAGTCAATGCTGATGATGCACCATGCCAGATATGTTTTTGATGAAAAAAAACAGATAGCTAACGTTATGTAGCAGCTAACTACTTTTTACGTTTGCTAAAAGAATGGGCAAATCAACACAAGGTTTTTTTAAAAAGTCAAGTAAACTAGCAGTAACTACTCCATTTGAGTAGCAAGCAATAATCAGCTGAGCTACCGCTAGCTAGCATGGTAGCTAACAGCAATTTTGTGGCCAACAAAAAAGTGATAAGTTAGTGAGGTCACATTTTAAATTCAGCAGCTAGGTATGTGCTTTAAAAGGGTGCAATATGCATAAATCACTTGCTAATATTTCGCCTGGGTTCAGTTAGTGACAAAACAACCAgtcattgtgtagagaatcattgtacaatctactatattttccataaacaaaaatattgtattttcagctgtttgaagctggtataCAAAAccgaaacttaagaacgggaagcatagaaaatGCGCACATACAACAGATCtgccgcttcttagacttgctttcaataatAATGACATATCTATCATCtgtatttctatgtgaatttggttgggtcgcccaaaaaaaagtgacatattgcatCTTTAATAACTAGGTTTAGCTCATTGTTAGCCTGCATATATACTGTAGTTACCTTTTAATTATAGGCTCAGCTCGCGCAGGGCTTGTCATTATGCGCTTATCTTGCCAGCACTAACAATGGTCTCGGTCAAATCACCTTTTCTTTGCTTGCAGGTCGCCAAGGGGGTTAGCTAGTAATGTAGCTAGTTATAGCTACCTTGTCAGCTAACAGCTGATTAGGGAGTTTAGCATTAAATACTAAGGTTAGGCAATTTACAAAATGGACGTTAGCTAAGACACAATTGAACTATTTTGTCGCATTTATTAGCATTATGCTAAGCTAGCTAGCAGGTTACAAAAACAACCATTCACATCTGCTCCCCCTTCACGGAAAAGCCAAAGTGGCAGACTGTCTACTTTAGAATAGAACAAAAACGAGTGTTCTGTGACCGATCTTCCATACACTCACCTCTGTATTCCTCGATAAAGCAACAACTGCACCGTTTGATAATATGAACACGCGCTTCATACACGATCAACGTGGAACAAAATCGAAAAAAGTATCTGAAATGCACTCGCAGAAGAACAAGTAGATACGTTATGCACACACAGTCCGTGGAGATATGATTCTTTCGCAATTTCTTGAAAAAGCTCTCTACTGACAGTGGATTGTTACGGAGGCAGTGGGCGGTGTTTTCTGCTGTAAGGGGGAGGGACACAAATTGTATTATTGAAATGTGATGTTTAGGCTGAATACAATTCTGATATCATCAATGGGCCATCAATGAGACTACTGTTGCAATTCCTTTCATTCACTAAATGTATTTcgaatacaaatacaattgtgaTTTCGTAATTTCACACGTTTCACTGCAAACAAGGATGTGACGAGGTGGCAGTTCCACATGATGAAGGTCTAAGGGCCAGGCTCCAGTCTGTTATTGCTGTCTCCCTAATCTACCTGTGTCTCCGCTGCTGTTAGCAGTTTTAATGACAGGGGGACAAAGTACTGTTTATATCTGTTCAGCCTGCATCTAGGCACCCTATGACACCTCCCTGGTGGCATCAGCTGGAACTCTGTTTTCAGTGCATGTGTGGAGTCCGATATGACCCTgtcctggagagaggagggaagtgtCATGCTTATAATCTTTCCTGTTCTCTTAGTCAGTGTCAAGATTTGGGCTTTGAGCTACACCATCAGGTGACCAAACCATGTAACAGTGAGGTGCCCTGTCAGGTTACCAAACCATGTAACAGTGAGCTGCACCATCAGGTGACCAAACCATGTAACAGTGAGGTGCCCCGTCAGGTTACCAAACCATGTAACAGTGAGCTACACCGTCAGGTTACCAAACCATGTAACAGTGAGCTACACCGTCAGGTTACCAAACCATGTAACAGTGAACTGCACCGTCAGGTTACCAAACCATGTAACAGTGAGGTGCCCCGTCAGGTTACCAAACCATGTAACAGTGAGCTGCACCGTCAGGTTACCAAACCATGTAACAGTGAGGTGCCCCGTCAGGTTACCAAACCATGTAACAGTGAGCTGCACCGTCAGGTGACCAAACCATGTAACAGTGAGCTGCACCGTCAGGTTACCAAACCATGTAACAGTGAGCTGCACCGTCAGGTTACCAAACCATGTAACAGTGAGCTGCACCGTCAGGTTACCAAACCATGTAACAGTGAGCTACACCGTCAGGTTACCAAACCATGTAACAGTGAGCTACACCGTCAGGTTACCAAACCATGTAACAGTGAGCTACACCGTCAGGTTACCAAACCATGTAACAGTGAGCTACACCGTCAGGTTACCAAACCATCCATGTACAGTAACAATGCCATAGCGTATGATTGACCCAATAGTAGATCGGTGAATAATCTGCCCACTGGGCATTAGAATCTGTCTATCATCCATCTCATGTCATATTTAAAGATACAAATGTCTGCTAAAACTATTTGTAATACGAGGCTATATAAACCCAACACTgtctacatccatccatctaacCACATGCACCTAGCCTTGTATTTAGCTGCATCTGTCCCATCCCAAACTCTAGTGCCGTGCAGTATGAGTTGCGTCAGCAGAGGGCAGCGTCACACAACCGTTTCCATGGGGGGTGTGGAGAGAGGTCTGATTTTGGAAAGCTGCATGATGACTAAGGATGATACAGGGATATTTACAAACTAAATCTAGCCATATGTCAGAAATGTGCATGATTCTCTGCATGACAATATCTGATGTAGGCCTATTGACTTAGAGACAAGACGCTTCATAGTTCAAAATTGTAGTTTCAAATGATGTAGAAGGACATGCATTACGTTCAGTAATGGGAGGAGTAGCTCACAAATGGCAGTAACACTTCAGGTTCACCTTCTAAAATAAATTTCAGCATTTACTAACGGTTTTAGGCTACAGAATAAATGTGTTCGGTAGCCTAAAACGTATCCTAAGTCCAATAGTATTGAGAATGAAAACTGCATAGGTTTAGAACAACATTAAATATAGTTTAGTGCAATGTGTCCAGTCTCCTCAGAGGTGAGTGGCTAAAACGAGATACAGTATTTCTTGCTGAAATCAGCACTGCGCCAAAACGGACAGTTCCATCTACCGACTCTAGCGTCCAAAATAGGTGCGGCTCCTTAGATGTGAGTTTAATCACAAGTATAAATGTGGTTATTAACCATTTGAAAGTTCTTATAATCAATAACTCAGTATATTTAAGGTATTTGCTGAGAGGTTGTTTTACCTGGTAAATCTGCAGTGGCCAGAGGTTGCCATCAGCTGGCTTTAATTATTGATCGTTGGGAGGTCCCCCTATAAAAAGGAGACGCGCCTCCTGCTCTGCTCCCTTTCATCACTCGCCAAGATGAGCTACGGATCTGACTTCAATTCCGCTTCTTCCTACCGAAAGATGTTCGGGGAGTCTCCCCGTTACTCCAGCTCTCCTTCCCGGATGAGCAATGCCTCTTTACGCAGCGGCGGTTACCGGTCCCACTCTCAGTCCCGGAGCATGGGCTCTAACCTGGGCTCCTCTTTCCACCAAAAGAGGTCCTCTGGCCGGTCCTACTCGCAGATGCCCATGCCGATGGAGAACTTGGATTTCGCCCAGAGCACGGTGCTCAACAATGAGTTCAAAATCATCCGCACCAACGAGAAGGAGCAGATGATGGGGCTCAATGACCGCTTTGCCATGTTCATCGACAAGGTTCGCAACTTGGAACAGCAGAACAAGGTGCTCGAGACCGAGCTGGTGACCCTGCGTCAGAGGCAGACTGAGCCCTCGCGCCTGGCAGACCTGTACCAGCAGGAGATCCGCGAGCTGCGCTCCCAGCTCGATGAGGTGAACGGCGAGAAGTCCCAGATCCTCATCGAGCGTGACAACATCGAGGAGGACCTGCAGAAGCTCCGCGGCAAATACGATGACGAGTACCGCCTGCGGGAGGAAGCCGAGCAGACCCTCAAGGCGTTCAAGAAGGACGTGGACGACGCCACCATGGTGCGTTTAGACCTGGAGAAGAAGGTAGAATCGCTCCTCGACGAGATCAACTTCATGAGGAAGGTGCACGAGGAGGAGGTGGCCGAGCTTATGAACATGATCCAAGCCGCCCAGGTGTCCGTGGAGATGGAGGTCTCCAAACCTGACCTCACCTCTGCCCTGAAGGAGATTCGAGGCCAGTACGAGTCCATGGCCTCAAAGAACCTCCAGTCCGCCGAGGAGTGGTACAAGTCGAAGTTCGTTGACCTCAATGAGCAGGCCACCCGTAGCCAGGAGGCGATGCGCGCCAGCCGGGAGGAACTCAACGAGTTCCGGAGGCAGCTCCAGTCCAAGACCATCGAGATTGAGAGCCTGAGGGGAACCAACGAGTCCCTGGAAAGGCAGCTCAACGAGATGGAGGAGAGGCACAACCAGGAGATTGGCCAGTACCAGGTAAGACATTATTTGTTTACTTTAAATACACTTAATAGCTCAAATGTGAGCTTATCTTTCTTGCAGTTTGTTTACAAACATGTCCAGGATAAAGCAAGAGATAAATAACTGTTTCGTTTGGAAAGATGTTGCATTTAACCatgcgcaaaaaaaaaaaatgtataattctGATTAAAACAAAAATCACAATTTCTGTTAATAAAAGTGGGGAATTTAGCTTTATAACATTATTTCAGAGCTATTAAATTGCTTTACTAAAATGCACAACACGAGAGCTGTAAAATAAGTGTTGAGATGACAGCAGGAGCTGTTCactctccatggtgctgaaactaTTCCGGTGGCGTGATAA is from Oncorhynchus keta strain PuntledgeMale-10-30-2019 unplaced genomic scaffold, Oket_V2 Un_contig_1690_pilon_pilon, whole genome shotgun sequence and encodes:
- the LOC118374557 gene encoding glial fibrillary acidic protein-like, producing the protein MSYGSDFNSASSYRKMFGESPRYSSSPSRMSNASLRSGGYRSHSQSRSMGSNLGSSFHQKRSSGRSYSQMPMPMENLDFAQSTVLNNEFKIIRTNEKEQMMGLNDRFAMFIDKVRNLEQQNKVLETELVTLRQRQTEPSRLADLYQQEIRELRSQLDEVNGEKSQILIERDNIEEDLQKLRGKYDDEYRLREEAEQTLKAFKKDVDDATMVRLDLEKKVESLLDEINFMRKVHEEEVAELMNMIQAAQVSVEMEVSKPDLTSALKEIRGQYESMASKNLQSAEEWYKSKFVDLNEQATRSQEAMRASREELNEFRRQLQSKTIEIESLRGTNESLERQLNEMEERHNQEIGQYQDNMAEMDNDLRTTKSEMARHLREYQDLLNVKMALDIEIAAYRKLLEGEETRIGTGITYSSPSMNMRSSEMRSFGMRSSNMRSSDMTSSGDVDLPSMGSYNQTTRYTTISGGSQKDEGKDQEDGQSKSGKGSNDGDQKGSSDANQKN